One Stenotrophomonas maltophilia R551-3 genomic window, CCGGGGTTGCGCCGGCATCGTTGATCGAGATGCGCACATCGCGCAGCGGATGGCGTCGTGCGAAGTCGGTGATCACCGCTTGCCACACGCTGCCGAAGCCCTGCGCGGCGGTGATGATGCGCACCGTCATCGCGCCGTCCAGCGCGGCCGGCTCCAGCAGGATTTCCAGGTTGCCCGATGCGAGCACGCCTACCAGCACCGCATTGGTGGGGAAGTGTGCATGCGTCGTGCCGTCGAATCGATAATCA contains:
- the mdcC gene encoding malonate decarboxylase acyl carrier protein; translation: METLDYRFDGTTHAHFPTNAVLVGVLASGNLEILLEPAALDGAMTVRIITAAQGFGSVWQAVITDFARRHPLRDVRISINDAGATPAVVSLRLDQAVETLLGGGTP